AGTGCCAAGCAAGCTTTTCGCCTCTCCGGGGCCGATAACCAggccagacttctctgggaggataaaaacactgacttgacacatcggctagcaaccgcaagtcactgtataggccagttacacgttagtaaacctcaaaccattatgaattgaagtgaacgcgggggcgcatcccaaccgGATTGCTCAAAGCCAgtctctttatcctttaagggGATAGTATCCTTGAGGGAATGGCGCATGCTCCAAATCCttatttcaaaactttcaaCTTTAAATAGGCAAAAGtcgattatttcattttcgaatCCTGTAACTCGAATAACGAACAGCTCCATTGACAGAACGGGTAGTTCTCGCCAGCAACTTGAGGCGGTGAATATTTCAGGTCTTGAAATTGTGATCATTGTGTTATTCCGTGAGATCatgtgttttcaaaattgccTGGACCAAAAGATAAGACTACTTCTTTTCACTGACAGAGGAAGAGAGGATAGTTTTTAAAGAGAAGGCAATGCCaaatgtagaagaaataagaaatgaaaggtcaaatgtagaagaaatatagtaaaagtacaaaaaaaactatacagCTGATGAAAGGTCAAAAACCAATGAGATCCCAGACGTGAGGAAAGAAGAGAGCACGTTTTAGTTCCGTGTAAGGTTCTTTGTTTATGATTGATCGTTCATGTTTCCgtaaaaaattcattgatcCTGTTCCGAAGATTCACTTATTATACCactaaataatgtttttttttctattggatGGATTTCATGAACAATTTTCTAATTAGCTGAAAAGGAGTGGCATGGTTTTGAAGGAGAACTGTTGTACGTCGAATTGAAATTGGAAGTGGAAATTCTCCATGAGGTTTCTATtgtgcattttattttctgcatttctaaTAACTACACTGAAATCTGCAATCGCCAAAGATGTCTACGGTAAGGAATTTTCGTTGATGACTTCGCTACAGTAACTGACGAACCACAATCCACTTCTTAAATTCAGATCCGACGACATGCGGTCTACCTGGACCTGGCTTCAAGCGTAATAAATTGAAAGCGTAAGTCAAGAAAACGATtttaaaagcagaaaaaggagagatttTTAATGTTGACAATACATGTAGATAGGATTTAGGACATAAATTGTAAATCACACGGGAAATGAGGAATGACTTCTACTGTTACAATGGGGCTCAGTTCACCTGAcgaggcaactctttacatccaTAGGGTTGACTTCTTCTACTCTTCCCTCGAAGACAAAACAAAGTGGAGTTAAGAagttttttcgaaagaaattacAAGATGTGTCTCTATATCGATACGAATAAGGACATCTACCTTATCTTTAAAGCTACTTTAGACAATTCCTTCCTATTTCCCACGTTCGACGGTCCTTGAATGTTAAATACGTAGCtctcttttattgatttgcttgagctgtggccaagatttgTACCGACATTTAACAGCAGCTAATCTTTCGGCGCTTTCGCCTTCGCCAgaacctggaaaaatcaaagccattagtgatttgtTCTCTCAAGCACCTCatcacctacagaaagcatccaagcggtaggcaaactcaaaccgCAACGCACTGTCttgtgcttacctcattagctagacatGGTTACGCAACACGCCACCACGTACctcaactacgagtcacatgGATTTTATAGGGACCTGACGGAAGGGTTTCTTTACAGGGACCTAACGGAAGGGTTTTTCACAAGAACCTGACCGTGCCCTTGTGACTCATATTTGTGgcacgtggtggtctgttccgttaccaagtctagctaatgaggtaagcaccagccaatgtgttgctgtttgagtttaccttccgtttgaatgctttctatAAGGTGATTGGTCgcttgagaaaataaatcactaatggctttgattttttccaggctctgacgagggcgataacgccgaaacgtcagctgtcaaaaaaaaatcctcttattTTCCCCAAAACTTTTGGGTGGTCTTCAATTGGTCCAGCCTTCATATTCATACCAATACTAGGAAATCGAAGGAAGTTCATTttagaaaagcaagaaaatacGTTGGAAATGATGTAAAGAGGATTGTGAAGAGAGACATTGATAAAGACTATTCGGCGGACTATAATCCTACTGCTGGTGATGAGACCGAGGAGGACGAGAACGATCCGATGCGAACAAAGGTTCCCAACAGTTTTTATACCATTGGTTTTAGAATTTAGCGCGGAAATTTGTGAACAGCAGTGAATCACTACGAACCAGGCGTACGCGTGATGTTGTccaggaatatttttttacaggGAAATAAGTATTAGGCTTATGCATAAGTCTCCCGTTGCGAGTCCTTTGTGAATAATTTAAAAACGGAAAGGTCTGGAGATCGACCGTGTGCACCGTTCCCATCATTCGCTCGACTTCGATTCTCGGGCATCCTGTCCGGTCCCTCCTTCCAGGAAAAACTGGAATGAGACTTGAAATAATCTTCAAATGATCAAgcataaaactaaaactaaaaaaagcatATGCATAGGCATAAAATTTATGCATCAACCGAACCGGTAAAAATAAGGGCAACTGCGAGGGTGAATAGGTGCccaataagaaaagaaattatgaagtTCTACAAATGTAAACTATAAGCTTTTTTCCATGCATTACCGATCGGTTATCGACTTAAACTGAAAGTCCTGAAATGTTCAGGAAATACAGACATCAGTcgagtctttttctttcccttggAAATACGGTAAAAACTCAACTATTTTTCGTAGCGGTTTTTCATAGATGCAGAAGATTTAATTCACTTAAAAATTAAAGCGCTCACAGTGTGCAGGTGAAATGAGtgagaaaagtggaaaataatgctaaaaaatcttgtgaaaataaaaatgttataGTATAAAGAACGTGACAaataaattggttccagatAATGGGAGGTGAGAGAGCTGCGAAGGATGAACTGCCGTGGGCTGCGGTTGTTGTGCGTAAGACGACGAGAGGTAAGCGTGAACCAGCTGCTCATTTCGAATATTTAAAGTGTGATTTCCGTATTTTTCGTTACACGAATGTGTGGTGGGACGCTTATATCAAGGCGACACATAATCACAGCTGCTCATTGTTTCAGGATGTCTCCGAATGGCACTATAAGGCAAGTTGCTAAGGATGATCACAAAAATCCCCACTTACTAAgcttgattttgttttgttcttataTTTGAGTGAAGGTTGTTTGAcagtcatcttttttctttgaattttttttttaaaaatagatctGGATTTGTAGCGTTGATAATATGATTCCTGAGGGAAAAGTTCCGACTGAGGTCTATGTTGCGATCGGTGGTACTTGTCAGAAAGTCgacaaaaaatacaactgTGCTGAAGAAGATATTGTTTCCGGGTTCCACATTAAGAGGTAAGGAGAGTACTACTGGATTTAAAATACGGTATGAAAAAGTCTCCGACGGTTACTGTATACATATTGTTGTGTTCGCGGCGAATAACCAGAAAAAGTGCTTGATTATGAGGATGAATAATGCTATCTATCCTCCTTTTCCTGACTTTTCACATCTAGAAATACGGCGAAAATGGTTGCGTACGCTTAGGAAGCTAAGAGAAATATGATAATTCGAAATAACCTTCAAGAAATTTGGGTTGCTGGTTTCCTTTGAGTTGGAATCAGGCATCGTGAGTTGATCTTTTCTTGAACAGTAGTAAAAATTGCAAAGCTAAAATTACGAGGAGCATGATGAGTCCTAGAGGCAGCAGATTACTTAACGAATAGACAACTTGAACCCACGAATTGAGGATATGAAACCCGGGAAAGTGGACTAAAGGTGAAACGAGAGACGCATTGaagcaacaacttttttttctggattaactCCGAGTAAGGGATTTCATCATAAAAGAAGGTGGGATTAATTGTTTGATGTTAATCAATCCTTTATAAATGCTCGAAGTCCTGATCACGCTGACTCTTTTCATCAAACATATGGGAGCAAAGAGTTTCCCTCTGAGTAACGTGAACTGAGTGCTCCTTTAGTGCTCCTAATAcctttgatttctttatttgtttgatgGGAGCGTTTTGAGTTCTAGCgggaaaatttgtaaattgCGTCCAAAAA
This window of the Necator americanus strain Aroian chromosome III, whole genome shotgun sequence genome carries:
- a CDS encoding hypothetical protein (NECATOR_CHRIII.G9701.T2), translating into MRFLLCILFSAFLITTLKSAIAKDVYDPTTCGLPGPGFKRNKLKAKARKYVGNDVKRIVKRDIDKDYSADYNPTAGDETEEDENDPMRTKIMGGERAAKDELPWAAVVVRKTTRGKREPAAHFEYLNVDNMIPEGKVPTEVYVAIGGTCQKVDKKYNCAEEDIVSGFHIKRASYRSFFESGSDFARDFAILELTDDVPKHIHHICLPHMNKKIDISDSSLRMSSFGWGSDRVKMTEKECKKFYTKKLDDTFCTFERRDRNVCEGDSGSGITAEIDGRTYLAGVVSFGASCGDLHSGRRKPEAQVPDIVDVLIKI
- a CDS encoding hypothetical protein (NECATOR_CHRIII.G9701.T1) yields the protein MRFLLCILFSAFLITTLKSAIAKDVYDPTTCGLPGPGFKRNKLKAKARKYVGNDVKRIVKRDIDKDYSADYNPTAGDETEEDENDPMRTKIMGGERAAKDELPWAAVVVRKTTRAAHCFRMSPNGTISVDNMIPEGKVPTEVYVAIGGTCQKVDKKYNCAEEDIVSGFHIKRASYRSFFESGSDFARDFAILELTDDVPKHIHHICLPHMNKKIDISDSSLRMSSFGWGSDPIKNLTVVPFLRKVMLGVKMTEKECKKFYTKKLDDTFCTFERRDRNVCEGDSGSGITAEIDGRTYLAGVVSFGASCGDLHSGRRKPEAQLNTDVTKYAALIDSYLGAKKPK